The genome window TGTATCAAGATTTAATCAACTCAACTCATCCCTCCTAAAATTGATATAACTTACtgcatcaaaaaattataaatgtaaACCTAAAATCAAATCTGATTTATAAGTGTCTCCACATGTCCATGTTTTGCTCAGgattaatagagagagagagagagagaaagagagagagagagagagagaaggtccaTAGGGCATTAGCAGCAATGGCAAACAAAAATAGTGGACCAGCCACCAATCATTTGACTGCTACTCAAACAATATATTCCCCCAATCTCTGTCAATTCTTTTTCTGCTTTCAGCTGCTTTGTTCTACCAACTGGTTTCTCTGTGGACTGGAGAGAGCCATAAGGACATACTGTTCTTCCATGTTGTTGTATAGTCAAGAGACATTCCACACCAATTCCATTGCTGACCACTTTGTCTACTTGTGCTTCACAATGATCTCAAGTCTGTCTCATATATCAATCAGGAGAGTAATTTATCAAATGAGAAGAGAAATATTCTTCTCACTATTATGTAAGTAAAGTATGACTCAAGCATCAGAATGATAATAATATCATGGTCAAGGAACATCCAATCCTTAAAAGTGTTCATGAGGCATGATAACCTTTGTTGGagaaagaagaatgttaattcaatCATATGTCATGAATCATTAATTTTGACAAGTTgctatttttgttttttatttccaAACCAGAAGAAAAAGATTTTTGAGCCCATTCTTGCAGATGAATCAACTGCTCAAGCTTAATTTTTTGTTGTCAAACAatctgtttttgtttttttgtttttttgtttcaagCATTGAATGGCTCCCAAAGTCGCAAATGGCTGCAGGAGAAAAAGGGGAAGAACAAAGGGAGCCCCAACTTTCCATTTTTGGACAGTTCCCATAGAACAATAACAAAAGGagggggaagaggaagaagggttaAATAAGGAGGAAGGAAGTGAGGATTCCAATCTTCTTTTGGCCCCCTCAATAGTACTATCAAACCCCCAAAGGTTCCTCTTCTCCATACGGTTTCGCTTCCTCTCGACCAATTTGAGGTAGACTTCGCCGCCAAAATCTCAATTTTCCCCTTCAATCATCTTCCTCTCGAGTTCCAAAGCCTCTCTTTTATCGGCTCCCTTTCGTCTCCTCTCACCTGGTTTAAGGTAGAACTCGTTGGTGGTCTCGCTTGCTCCTTTTTTCCTTTATGGTCGAATTGGCGGAAACCAGCCCTGGTTTCTAAGAAGATACGGgggaccagagagagagagagagagagagagagagagagaagggttcGGGAGCTCCCCTTGTTATGGGGGCGGACGCCGATGGAGGTGGCGGCAGCGGTTTCTCTGGCCCGGGGAAACCTAGCAACGGCACAGCGGCTGCCGCGGGGGTTGCAGGGCCGGCGCAGGGGCTGAAGCATAATCCCGGGCTGTCGGTGGATTGGTCGCCGGAAGAGCAGGCCATCTTGGAAGAAGAACTCGACAAGTTAGTATCTTGGTTCTTATTTTGAAGGTTTCTTTACTTTCGGAAATTAAGGAATAAAGACTAAAAAATTCAGCTTCAGATGCTAATTTCTCCCCTTGGAGTGGGATTTTGAACCGTTTAATTCAATCTTATGACTTGCGGTAGAGATTTTGATATTGTCTATTCTAAATTTCTTCCGTTGGAGTGGGATTTCTTTATCATTCAGCCAAGCATGGCCTTCGAGGCGAAGAAGGTGTTAAGATGCTAGAGATATTGGATTGATTAGGGTTTACCTTACCGGAGGCATATCAATTTGATTAGTAGTACAATGTTGGCTTTTTAAAGAAACTTTTAGTACAATGTTTAGGACCTCTGTGATAAAATAATCTCCGTTTGTGCACAGCTTCTTTCAACTTTTCCATATTCATCATAGTTTATCAGGAAAATCAACCATATGTTTGCTCTCTACAGAAGTGAATTCTAACACATATGTGATCCAACTTGCAATTTTCTGTTAAAAGCTTGTGGTTTGttttcataatctagtcatttaCTGTCCAAACAAATATGCCTTAACTAGCACTCTCATTGGACTTCTTCATGTCGGTAGgttttgcattcatttcattcactTACGTAAACTGTTCTTAGATCTTGCATGGATTTGTAGACTCACATTCATGTTCTTGTGGCGTTCTTGTGTTTGGCACATTGCACTTGTTATCATATTGATCTTGTAAGAAGATGTAAACTGCAGAACTGGTTGCTTTTGTACTATATTGATGTGGCTTTGTCCATTTTAAGACTAAAATTAGGTTGTGGTTAGGTACTTAGGTGTGTCTGCAAGCTGAACATGAAAAACGTCTAGGCTTGGTTCAGTTGAGCAAAGATCATCTTAAGTTCTAGTTGAGCTGGGTCATATTTATGTAGGATCAAAAGTCTAATCTTTAAGGAGACTTATGATTTTTCTTAGTTTGCAGTAAATAAACCACCATTTACTTTTTCATATGATCATACAAAATGCAAGCCAATGAATGTGCAACTCAGCTGCAAGACTTGCATTTGGAATCATCAACATGTGCCAAACTATCAGGAAGTAAGGCGTTTTATCAGATTCATGTGTTACTATAATTAGGCAATGCAGTTGACACAAAAACAATGACAATGAGCTAGAGGACCTATCTGCTTGATGTGAAGTGTTCTTGGTATTTTGTTCGGGAACATTGATTTTCAAAATTAGCATGGAGATTGATTCCTCTGTTACCTTGAAGAGCTCGAAATGTGAAGTGTGGCTCAAGGCGTTGCAGTTGCCATTTGTCTTGTAGCATTAATTACGTCATTATCACTATGATAAATTAGAAGAGCACTTGAGATATTGGAAGGATTATCTGGACTGTTGCCTTGCATGAGAGCACATTGGAAGATTTTGACTTCAGAAAGTCATGCCCAGCATCACATTCCACTGTACCTTTGAGTAAATTGCTTTATTGGAACCGTGTTGCCATTGGTTGATACTATGGAGTAAAATCAAACATACTAAAGCTACTCTCCTATCTCCTTGTTGGAAATATTTTGCTAATTTCTAGAATGGTTTACCCTTATCTCAATTCATATTAGATCTAAAGTTGTTTTTAAGTTTTGGCAGGCATAGGatccaatttttttattgaagTGGGAATTAGGGTTATGAATGTGCAACAAAATGATAGGAGAAGTTTATCTGAGGAATTTCGGGTTGTCAAGTGTAGAGTTTGGCTCCCTTTTTACATCTGCACACAACAACGTTCtgtttcttccttttttattcaccataatctatcaattttttttataatttatttgaatcAGGTACACAAAAGCACACATTGACATCTTGTTACTCACCTCcaataaaatttgcatcataaaacTAACTCTTTTCCTTAGTCCCATATGCTTGAGATTAGATGATAAAACGACTTCTTAATTCCGTAATTCACCTCTCCGTCTTTTTATTAACTTGTCTGCTAACTTTAAGAATAGGATTTGGGTGGGTCTAAGGCTTGTGGTTCTTGCCATTGTACAGCCCAGGTTCCTGTCCCCACTAACCTCCACAAAGATGGAGATCTCCAAATTCCTACCACCATCACTTTCCTTCTCCAATCAGAATGGCATCTGCCTACTGACAGGTGCTGGCTTCAGCATTGAGAACCCGAAGCCCAAGGGACATCATTTAGAGTGCAACAAGGAGAGGCGGCTgctttttcttccttctcttccagAGTGCCGCAGGAATAAGTTGCTGCTGCTTCTTATTCTGTACAGTGCAGCAAGGTTGAGTGTTTCCTTCCTCATTTAGGATGCAGCAAGTTGCATTGAAGGAAGaaactttttgttttttaatcttCTCCTTATTGGTTGTGAAGGTGCAGCAGGATACAGCAATGTTCTTCTTCACTCCTTTGCAGCGGAAGTGCAGAAGGGTGTAGAAGAGACATATAGATCTGATCAAAGCTATTAAAGAGTATTCCACTCAAGGACTTTTAGAATAGTGATATTTCTTTCTTTCCATCATCCATTAGTCCTCTCTGACTTGGATGCCTACTTAAGTCCTAGAAGACCTTAAATAATGTGAAGCAGATGGAAATAGAAGTTTAAGGAAAGACAGAACTTTTCTAATAGCGCCATATCACATGtagaaattttgaaaataagCTTTATGTCTTCACATTACTAGCATGGTCAAAGCCATGGTCCTTAGAAATATAGTATTGATGATATCATGTGTTGTTTTTGTCCTGTATCAATTGTTACACTATAATAATCTGCAGTATGCTATTGCTAACAATTAACCTCAAGTTTGACTGTCACTTCAATTTATTTTGTTTCAAATTTTGCCCGTATGAAATTGAAAATCCAGTTGAAATAAACACATAATGAGACTGAAATCAGTTGAATCAAATCAGCCAATGCATGCTTATACATACAAGCCCACTAATGCTTTCCAGTACTAGAGTTTGTAAATTAAAGAAGATGATATCTGATATCTGCTTGTTGCACAAAATTTAAAGTTAATTCATTAAGTTTATTAAAAATCCTGTTGTTGTTTGAGTTGCAATATGGTCTATATATGTTCAAGGTGTATCCACTTATcgttattatatattatttattttcagaTTATCTTATCAGAATAAAGCAAGAAGCTCATGAATTTTTTATTGGATATGCTTACAGACATGCATCTGAATCAAGTATAATTCGTTATGCAAAAATTGCCATGTCGTTGCCGAATAAGACAGTCCGTGATGTGGCCCTGAGATGCAGATGGATGACTGTAAGTTAATTGTTGGTGGTTGATACTTGATGACTCATATCTGGGCATTCATTccttttaaccaagttgtcctcaCACTGGATATGTTTACAGTGGCAGTTCATCCATCATGTCAATATGGTTTACGTTTCTTCATTTTTAATGATATGCCCTATTGGTGTTACATCAAAGGCACTGCTAAATTGTGAAGTTAAACATTTGCCTCTGAATCATCTAACTGACACTTtataatttgatttatatttCATTTGCTTGTAAAAATTCCTGGGTGAAATAAAGTAAGCAGATAAAATGGACATGCATGTAATGAATCTGGATTATCAGACATGATGTTGATGTTACATAGAGTAATTCGTCCATTAGTTATCAATTTATTCTGATTATGTGCTCAGTAGGAAACCAATTAGCAAGTTCAGGTAAGGATACTGCACATTTGATGGAAGACGATATTATTGGAGAATGCACAAAAATCATGCTAAAATCTTTTGTATACTCATTTATTCTTTAGACTGCTTGTGATTGCTTTGAGTGACAAGAAACATGGTTTGAACATTCCAACAGTTTGATGCTTACTGGAAAACGTAGACATAATATATGCAACAAAGAGATAAAATACACAGAAGCTGAAGTAGaagaaaaataaacaagtttaagaTGGAAACACATGTATGAGAAGATATAGAGGAAGACTTGAGAAGATttcaatagaaactataaataaatattaaagtaAGTAAACTAAACATATGACATTTTACAGATCTTCATGGTGATAAAAGATCTATgtagccgaccccaaatagttgaggtTTACGTCTTTATTGTTCTTGAAAGATGGAAACAAATATATTTTTGACGTTAAAGGAAGTGGATTATACACTAGAATATTGATTTTTAGGAAATTAAGATATTGCCACTAGATAGTCTATGATAAGTCATTTAATTGCTTAAATATATGAGAAAAGCAAGATTAGTACAGATGTTACATAGAATTATTCCTATATCACTTACTTTAATATTTGAAAGCTTTGGAAAGGGAAACCTACAAATATGGTGTATGGCTATATAGGTATGTTTACCAGTTTCCACATGCTGGCCGGTGGGTCATAGATTGAGATTTTTTTGACCACATAAATGGACTAAGGATGTGTCTTAATTTTTTTCGAGAATCACCTTAATATAGGTCTTGCTTCATGGTTGCAAGATTGCTCTTCCATTTAATTAAGGTCTCAAATAATTCTATGTTTGAAGATGGCATATGATAAATAGGTTCATGGTAGGAATTTAGGAAATGTTTATGCTCATTACTTGAGGTGAAGTATGAAGGTCATCTGAAACCTGTGTAtatatttcaattttttatttattgaatatCTGCGGATCTATGTTTCTATCTCATGTGTGTCATTTTGTACGTTGTGATGTtgtgttttcttttttatattaagCTGCATAGTCTCCAAAAACTTTTAAACAGCAAATCTTATGATGAGTAAGATTAGCCCTAGGTTGTTTTCCTATGGTTTTCACTGTTCTTGAAAAAGTCCAGAACCAGTTTTGCAGTTTTGGAGGATTCAAGCTTTGGTTAAGTTAACAAATTCTTAATCATTGTTGGCTTCTAAAACTTGAGATGCATTATTTTTTCTATGAAAGCAAATCAAGATTCACAAAATGGAACACATATTTGCTTATTTGTTTATTAAATGCTCTACTTGTATAGaaatattattttgaataaaactaaACAAGTTTTTTTTTGTGCCACAGAAAAAGGAGAGTggcaagagaagaaaagaagatcaTAACTtgtcaaagaaaagcaaagataaaAAGGTGCATATTTGCTGATAATTCTGATTTTCCATTTCTTAATAACTGTATATTTGTGTTTTTACACTTTTGGTTGCATTCATTCCTACAGGACATACAAGTTCGAATACATATTGAATTTAGAAGCTAAATCTTACTACGCATTTCAACCCACCCGTGACTTTGTAACTTCTGCAATAATGTTTGTGTTTTTTGTTGGCAACCATGTGAGCATTTTAGTTATACTAATTACCATACTTGTTCACTCACATCTAACATCGACCTGTTTTACTTGTTCACTCACATCTAACATCACCATACTAATCACCTATATTTGTATTTTTACACTTTTGGTTGCATTCATTCCTACAGGACATACAAGTATGAATACATATTAATTTAGAAGCTAAATCTTACCACACATTTCAACCCACCCATGCCTTTGTAACTTCTGCAATAATGTTTGTGTTTTTTGTTGGCAACCAGGTGTGCATTTTAGTTATACTAAACAGTAAACACCATACTTGTTCACTTACATCTAACATCCACCTGTTTTACTTGCTTGTATACCAATAAATTGATCTAAGTACAATGGAAACAATTGCCTCTTTTTTTACCAAAATTTCAGCTATCAAATTATTTACTTAGAAAAGAAGAACACCGAGGATGAAGTGCCAACCTTCTCTGGCATAAGTTCTTGCTGCCCAATGGTTCCTTAATAATTCACTTGAAAAGATCAACTTTCTAAAACGGTAACACACTGACCTAGTTAAATAATGCCCATGAGTATTTTCTGATCTGTGTCAAGACAGAATTACTTGATCCATCACATGCAGAAGAATTTCAATTTTTTGTCACTGTGCATTAGTTGAATATCTGGATAAAATAAAAGATGATATTCTAATATATCCTTGGGTAAATTGAACAGCAAttacatgaaatataaatatcgGCAATTTCTTTTTAGGACAAAGTTTCAGCTTTTTATATGTCTATGTTTgacaaattttatctttttttttattaaagttgAAGAGATGCAATACATCTGTGAAGCAATTTGACAAGATGTCAATCTGTCTGAGAGTATTTGACAGGAATAAATAAGTTATCATGGTTCTTTACAACCTCTGGAAACCATATTAGCTAATTCATtcaatcaaatatttacaagagctTTCTTGTTCACAGGAGAGGGTCACAGATGCTTTAGCAAAACCATCGACCCATCTAGGATCACTTCCTAAT of Musa acuminata AAA Group cultivar baxijiao chromosome BXJ2-3, Cavendish_Baxijiao_AAA, whole genome shotgun sequence contains these proteins:
- the LOC135607900 gene encoding uncharacterized protein LOC135607900 isoform X2, which encodes MGADADGGGGSGFSGPGKPSNGTAAAAGVAGPAQGLKHNPGLSVDWSPEEQAILEEELDKHASESSIIRYAKIAMSLPNKTVRDVALRCRWMTKKESGKRRKEDHNLSKKSKDKKERVTDALAKPSTHLGSLPNAPLYPLPMLPMDDDGITYKVIGGRTGQLLESNADAFTKISANLASLKVQDNISLLCQTRDNILTILADLNDMPEIMKQMPPLPVKMNEELADSILPRTTVPMQS
- the LOC135607900 gene encoding uncharacterized protein LOC135607900 isoform X1, which codes for MEISKFLPPSLSFSNQNGICLLTGAGFSIENPKPKGHHLECNKERRLLFLPSLPECRRNKLLLLLILYSAARHASESSIIRYAKIAMSLPNKTVRDVALRCRWMTKKESGKRRKEDHNLSKKSKDKKERVTDALAKPSTHLGSLPNAPLYPLPMLPMDDDGITYKVIGGRTGQLLESNADAFTKISANLASLKVQDNISLLCQTRDNILTILADLNDMPEIMKQMPPLPVKMNEELADSILPRTTVPMQS